From Helicoverpa zea isolate HzStark_Cry1AcR chromosome 23, ilHelZeax1.1, whole genome shotgun sequence, one genomic window encodes:
- the LOC124641974 gene encoding dopamine receptor 1-like, giving the protein MEFASVLPTNVALQFNETTVEYDDADDPDAVTLLSILLVGIFLSLLIFLSVAGNILVCIAIYTDRGLRRIGNLFLASLAIADMLVAAAVMTFAGVNDLLGYWVFGEQFCDTWVACDVMCSTASILNLCAISLDRYIHIKDPLRYGRWVTRRVAVVTIAMIWLLAGLVSFLPISLGLHRPDEEALATQKPPRYPTCALVLTPTYAVVSSCISFILPCIVMISIYCRLYCYAQKHVKSIRAVTRTVQMPDNRTKSVRTRVHTHVHSSPYHVSDHKAAITVGIIMGVFLLCWVPFFCVNIVAAFCKTCIPDLAFKILTWLGYSNSAFNPIIYSIFNTEFREAFKKILTSRYPLCCGYQSVRANTPTRNDNFVTDYGTKTLVVRRSGSLGLSGVDPTPRSSAESVRPLREYHI; this is encoded by the exons GCATATTCCTCTCGCTGCTAATATTCCTGAGCGTAGCGGGCAACATATTAGTCTGCATCGCAATCTACACGGACCGAGGGTTGCGACGCATCGGCAACTTGTTCCTCGCATCGCTAGCGATCGCTGATATGCTGGTAGCTGCTGCTGTTATGACCTTCGCTGGGGTTAATGACCTGCTTGG GTACTGGGTATTCGGCGAGCAATTCTGCGACACGTGGGTGGCCTGTGACGTCATGTGTTCCACGGCCTCCATACTGAATCTGTGCGCCATATCGCTTGACAGATACATACACATCAAAGATCCTTTGAG GTACGGGCGCTGGGTGACCCGTCGGGTGGCAGTAGTCACCATCGCCATGATCTGGCTCCTAGCTGGCCTAGTGAGCTTCCTACCCATATCCCTAGGCCTCCACAGGCCTGATGAAGAGGCCCTGGCTACTCAGAAGCCGCCGAGATATCCCACTTGTGCGCTGGTCTTGACTCCGACATATGCAGTCGTGTCGAGCtgtatatcatttattttaccGTGTATTGTGATGATTAGCATATATTGCAG ACTATACTGCTACGCACAAAAGCACGTGAAATCAATCCGTGCCGTAACCCGGACGGTTCAAATGCCGGACAACCGGACGAAATCCGTCCGGACCCGCGTCCATACTCACGTACATTCGTCACCATACCACGTGTCTGATCACAAGGCAGCCATTACTGTAGGCATTATAATGGGAGTGTTCCTGCTCTGTTGGGTGCCGTTCTTCTGTGTGAATATTGTCGCTGCGTTTTGTAAAACGTGTATTCCGG ATTTGGCTTTCAAAATCCTAACGTGGCTCGGATACTCGAACTCGGCATTTAACCCGATCATATACTCGATATTCAACACAGAGTTTCGGGAAGCTTTCAAGAAGATTCTGACCTCCCGATACCCTCTCTGCTGTGGTTACCAAAGCGTTCGAGCCAATACTCCAACGAGGAATGACAACTTCGTCACAGACTATGGGACTAAGACCCTAGTTGTGCGCCGAAGTGGGTCGTTGGGCCTGTCAGGCGTTGACCCCACTCCAAGGTCATCAGCTGAGTCAGTAAGGCCTCTAAGAGAGTACCACATTTGA